In Caproicibacterium amylolyticum, a genomic segment contains:
- a CDS encoding ABC transporter permease: MINLAKRNLKIFFREKSAVFFSFLSVLIIIGLYVIFLGNIWTNYLPHGTVGVKTMRDSWIIAGIVSVASVTTAMGAFGRMIEDKVEKISRDFFVSPIRRAQIVGGYILSAFLIGTILSLFTFVLGEAYIVATDGEILGLVPMLKFLGTLILSAFSSSCFVFFIVSFFERNSAFSTASTVIGTLIGFLTGIYLPIGELPDSVQWAVKLFPASHATALMRQLMMEKPMEVSFAGAPASLVTEFKENMGIVYNYNGYTAEAWVHVLVLVLTGVVFFLLALWNVMRKSKEN, encoded by the coding sequence ATGATAAACCTTGCAAAGCGAAACTTGAAAATCTTTTTCCGCGAAAAAAGCGCGGTATTTTTTTCATTTTTAAGTGTGTTAATTATTATCGGCTTATATGTGATTTTCCTCGGAAATATCTGGACAAATTATTTGCCACATGGTACGGTGGGCGTCAAGACGATGCGGGACAGCTGGATTATCGCCGGCATTGTTTCGGTGGCATCCGTCACCACTGCAATGGGTGCTTTCGGCAGAATGATAGAAGATAAAGTTGAAAAAATCAGCCGCGATTTTTTCGTTTCCCCAATTCGGCGGGCACAAATCGTGGGCGGCTACATTCTCAGTGCGTTTCTTATTGGTACGATTTTGAGTCTGTTTACATTTGTTTTGGGCGAAGCCTACATTGTGGCTACTGACGGTGAAATTTTGGGCCTGGTGCCGATGCTCAAATTCCTCGGTACGCTGATTCTTTCGGCTTTTTCCTCCAGCTGCTTTGTCTTTTTCATTGTCAGTTTTTTTGAGCGCAACAGCGCGTTTTCAACAGCCAGCACAGTCATCGGTACGCTAATTGGTTTTTTAACCGGTATTTATTTGCCGATAGGAGAACTGCCGGACAGCGTGCAGTGGGCAGTTAAACTGTTTCCGGCTTCTCACGCAACCGCACTGATGCGTCAGCTGATGATGGAAAAACCAATGGAAGTGAGCTTCGCGGGTGCGCCGGCCTCTTTGGTAACAGAATTTAAAGAAAATATGGGCATTGTTTACAATTACAACGGTTACACTGCCGAAGCATGGGTACACGTGCTGGTGCTGGTACTGACCGGTGTGGTATTTTTCCTGCTGGCGCTCTGGAATGTGATGCGCAAGAGTAAGGAAAACTGA
- a CDS encoding GNAT family N-acetyltransferase: MKITEIAETNRKTVNAFLKEHWFSTDMVVRGKVFDLSHAAGFLAQDGHNILGLVTYELCGDACEILSLDSLREKQGIGASLMKQVELAAIKAGCARLTLITTNDNLNAMRFYQKRGFDMTRIFRNALEISRKLKPSIPLTGDYGIPLRHEIEFEKRLHA, translated from the coding sequence GTGAAAATTACAGAGATTGCGGAAACCAATCGGAAAACTGTAAATGCTTTTTTGAAGGAGCATTGGTTTTCAACAGATATGGTCGTGCGGGGAAAAGTGTTCGATTTAAGCCATGCGGCGGGATTTCTTGCACAGGATGGTCACAATATACTCGGTCTGGTTACTTATGAACTGTGCGGAGATGCCTGCGAAATTTTGTCATTGGATAGTCTGCGGGAAAAGCAGGGAATCGGTGCTAGTTTGATGAAGCAGGTGGAGCTTGCCGCAATAAAAGCCGGCTGTGCGCGGTTGACCCTGATTACCACGAACGATAATCTCAATGCCATGCGGTTTTATCAAAAGCGTGGGTTTGATATGACACGGATTTTTCGAAATGCACTGGAAATATCCCGAAAGCTGAAACCATCCATTCCGCTGACCGGTGATTACGGGATCCCACTCAGACACGAAATTGAATTTGAAAAGCGGCTGCATGCATAA
- a CDS encoding GNAT family N-acetyltransferase, giving the protein MRYRKDIELKNGTKCVLRNPTAEDAQAILEHMKITSDETEFMARYSDEIITPPAEEAAYLKTLEADPRSIMIAAQIDGKIIANAGITCRPYHDRYRHRGEFGISIQKRYWGQGIGTAILKAILGEAKKAGLEQVELDVVDSNERAFHLYRKFGFQVYGVLPRAFLYRDGHASDAYLMVCRLGQK; this is encoded by the coding sequence TTGCGGTATCGTAAAGATATTGAATTAAAAAATGGAACAAAATGTGTGCTGCGCAATCCTACCGCAGAGGATGCGCAGGCTATTTTAGAGCACATGAAAATTACTTCGGATGAAACGGAATTTATGGCTCGGTATTCCGATGAAATCATAACCCCGCCTGCGGAAGAAGCGGCTTACTTAAAGACACTGGAAGCGGACCCGCGCAGCATTATGATTGCTGCACAGATAGACGGCAAAATCATTGCAAATGCAGGCATTACCTGCAGACCGTACCATGATCGCTACCGTCACCGGGGCGAGTTTGGCATTTCCATTCAAAAGAGATATTGGGGGCAGGGAATTGGCACGGCAATTTTAAAGGCGATTCTCGGTGAAGCCAAAAAGGCTGGTCTGGAACAAGTTGAACTGGACGTCGTGGATAGCAATGAGCGTGCTTTTCATTTATACCGTAAGTTTGGTTTTCAGGTTTATGGTGTTCTGCCGAGAGCTTTTCTTTACCGTGACGGCCATGCGTCGGATGCTTACCTGATGGTTTGCAGGTTGGGACAGAAATGA
- a CDS encoding AAA family ATPase, translated as MKNLILINGTMGAGKTTVSRELQKLLPDNVFLDGDWCWMMSPFTVTPETKAMVQQNITFLLNQFLACSAYRNIIFCWVMQEQSIVDEVLSELHTQDCRVYPFTLMCSKEGLLRHLEADIRSGIRTPDVIARSLARLPGYESQNSVKIDVSNTTPAQAAEKIRQQLPND; from the coding sequence ATGAAAAATCTGATTTTAATCAATGGCACGATGGGTGCCGGAAAAACGACAGTCAGCAGGGAGCTGCAAAAACTGCTGCCGGACAATGTTTTTCTGGATGGTGACTGGTGTTGGATGATGTCCCCATTTACCGTAACGCCGGAAACCAAAGCAATGGTTCAGCAAAACATTACATTTCTGCTGAACCAGTTTTTAGCCTGCTCGGCGTACCGGAACATTATTTTTTGCTGGGTGATGCAGGAGCAGAGCATTGTGGATGAAGTGCTTTCAGAACTGCACACACAGGACTGCCGCGTGTATCCCTTTACGTTGATGTGCAGTAAAGAAGGGCTGCTGCGGCATCTGGAAGCAGATATTCGCAGCGGCATTCGTACGCCGGATGTGATTGCGCGCAGCCTTGCACGCCTGCCGGGGTACGAAAGTCAGAACAGCGTCAAGATTGATGTCAGCAATACAACACCGGCGCAGGCGGCGGAAAAAATCCGGCAGCAGCTTCCAAACGATTGA
- a CDS encoding sugar O-acetyltransferase, translating into MNQKERMLAGLPYKAWMDGLSEERMENKLRIYAYNQCRPNQKEELTRQIKAILGKTGKDVSVEQPFHCDYGKNIEVGENFFANYNLTVLDVGKVIIGDNAQIAPNVSIYTAGHPVHPQSRNSGYEYGISVTIGDNVWIGGSTVINPGVHIGNNVVIGSGSVVTKDLPDNVIAVGSPCRVIRKITEADRKYYYKDKEFDVSDY; encoded by the coding sequence ATGAATCAAAAAGAGCGGATGCTCGCGGGCCTGCCGTACAAAGCATGGATGGACGGGCTTTCTGAAGAACGCATGGAAAACAAGCTTCGCATTTATGCGTACAATCAGTGCCGCCCCAATCAAAAAGAGGAGCTGACACGGCAGATTAAAGCGATTCTTGGCAAAACGGGAAAAGATGTTAGTGTGGAGCAGCCCTTTCACTGTGACTATGGCAAAAATATTGAAGTCGGCGAAAATTTCTTTGCCAACTACAACCTGACTGTGCTGGATGTCGGTAAAGTAATTATCGGTGACAATGCGCAGATTGCACCGAATGTTTCCATCTATACAGCGGGGCACCCGGTGCACCCACAGTCGCGCAATTCCGGCTATGAATACGGCATCAGTGTGACGATTGGTGACAATGTCTGGATCGGCGGCAGCACGGTGATCAATCCGGGCGTGCATATTGGAAATAATGTTGTCATTGGTTCCGGCAGTGTGGTGACAAAGGATTTGCCGGACAACGTCATTGCTGTTGGCAGTCCCTGCCGGGTTATCCGTAAAATTACGGAAGCAGACCGAAAGTATTATTATAAAGATAAAGAATTTGATGTCAGCGATTATTAA
- a CDS encoding ATP-binding protein: MGKKQGMLVTKYRLTAAVLAAFLAFTCMRMPLYAESGASNIGRQKVKVGCIELNGFFKKDRKENCSGLAYDIFREISTYTGQEFEFVKTSQSEGLKLLNEGTIDLFVPVQKTAENQNAYMFSTESFAQNTPVLLAQPGSSYCYNDFDSINGITVGTIGDCQDNEKLLQYLQQHNCRVKLKKDYTDFAQMQEALNKGEINALLTSSNRSLSNCKVIAQMPCGDIYAAAKKGNTRLMDSINYALQQMKMNTPHFWEGLDAQYLSAGENVMPAYTKEEAQFIAASSKCVIAVNGEFQHDDEWKSIQTFAERLQQKTGLQIKLLKTTGLTAAYDSLSAGSANAVLPVERDADWAQANGMWLSQSFLSMWNYQITKNGSTNRNTLAVVKGSYQAYDGSKNTQKQILYCDTLEQAINMVLNGQADAASCSRMEGDYFAVQTKYSSKLLFTADDSKTQEYAIGISKKSDSILVSIFNKAIGCMPVSQISSLFAIQYQPQKISTIDYFYQNPQTFVVVCVAVLVTAFLLVFLVVFNAAAKKKNKQLESASRAKSDFLARMSHDLRTPMNAIVGLAHLGEEECKETAAKSYFEKIKSSSVYLLSLINDILDMSRIENKKVELHPEPVNWEEFWQAVCTIVRPAMDEKNLNFIVEEKGPKIECLYFDRIHMQQILINLLSNAIKFSRSSGRIRFTYEACKQEGKQVHVRFSVRDYGIGMSEAFMHRIFAPFEQEHNKRLPEQTGTGLGLAIVKNLVDMMHGTISVNSELGEGSEFTVELTLREVQMPEKKVSASIPAADSHLLAGVRVLLAEDHPLNTEIACKLLQKQGVLTEHAENGKLAVQMFQDSEQYYYDAILMDIRMPMMNGLEAAQAIRKLNREDAKTVPIIAMSANAFDEDVRESLKAGMNAHLAKPIVPAQLYAELEKWTSDKVNQ; this comes from the coding sequence ATGGGAAAGAAACAGGGGATGTTGGTTACGAAATATAGATTAACAGCAGCAGTACTCGCCGCTTTTTTGGCATTCACGTGTATGCGGATGCCGTTGTATGCGGAAAGCGGTGCTTCCAATATCGGCAGGCAGAAGGTTAAGGTGGGCTGTATCGAACTGAACGGCTTTTTTAAAAAAGACAGAAAAGAAAATTGCTCAGGTCTTGCATATGATATTTTTCGGGAAATTTCCACATACACAGGGCAGGAGTTTGAGTTTGTAAAGACTTCACAAAGTGAAGGTTTGAAATTGCTGAATGAGGGAACGATTGACTTGTTTGTTCCTGTACAGAAGACTGCGGAAAACCAAAATGCTTATATGTTTTCGACAGAGTCATTTGCTCAAAACACCCCCGTTTTGCTGGCACAGCCGGGTTCCAGCTACTGTTACAACGACTTTGACAGTATCAATGGTATAACGGTTGGAACCATTGGCGACTGTCAGGACAACGAAAAACTGCTGCAGTATTTGCAGCAGCATAATTGCAGGGTGAAGCTGAAAAAAGATTACACGGATTTTGCCCAGATGCAGGAGGCACTGAACAAAGGAGAAATTAATGCGCTGCTGACCAGCTCCAACCGCTCCCTTTCCAACTGCAAAGTGATTGCACAGATGCCGTGTGGTGACATTTACGCGGCAGCCAAAAAGGGAAACACCCGCCTGATGGACAGTATCAACTACGCTTTGCAGCAGATGAAAATGAACACACCGCATTTTTGGGAGGGCCTGGATGCTCAGTATCTTTCTGCCGGTGAAAATGTAATGCCGGCTTACACCAAGGAGGAAGCCCAGTTTATTGCTGCATCTTCGAAATGTGTTATTGCAGTCAACGGAGAGTTTCAGCATGACGATGAGTGGAAAAGTATTCAGACCTTTGCAGAACGTTTGCAGCAGAAAACCGGGCTGCAGATTAAGCTGCTCAAAACCACAGGACTCACCGCCGCCTATGACAGCTTGAGTGCCGGTTCGGCAAATGCAGTGCTTCCGGTTGAGCGGGATGCAGATTGGGCACAGGCAAACGGAATGTGGCTGTCACAGAGTTTCCTTTCCATGTGGAATTATCAAATTACGAAAAACGGCAGCACGAACCGGAATACTCTTGCGGTAGTCAAAGGTTCTTATCAGGCATATGACGGCAGTAAGAACACTCAAAAACAGATTTTGTACTGTGATACTCTGGAGCAGGCCATTAATATGGTCTTGAATGGACAGGCGGATGCGGCCAGCTGCAGCAGGATGGAGGGAGACTACTTTGCTGTACAGACCAAATACAGCAGCAAGCTGCTGTTTACGGCAGATGACAGCAAAACACAGGAGTATGCAATTGGTATCTCCAAAAAGAGTGATTCCATTTTGGTTTCAATTTTCAATAAAGCGATAGGCTGTATGCCTGTGTCACAGATCAGCAGCCTTTTTGCAATTCAATATCAGCCGCAAAAGATTTCAACGATTGATTATTTTTATCAGAATCCACAGACGTTTGTTGTTGTCTGTGTGGCTGTTCTGGTTACTGCTTTTCTATTGGTGTTTCTAGTGGTTTTCAACGCGGCTGCTAAAAAGAAAAACAAGCAGCTGGAATCTGCCAGCCGTGCCAAAAGCGATTTTTTGGCCAGAATGAGCCATGATCTGCGCACGCCTATGAACGCAATCGTGGGGCTTGCGCATTTAGGGGAGGAAGAGTGCAAAGAAACTGCGGCGAAAAGTTACTTTGAAAAAATTAAATCTTCCAGCGTATACTTACTCAGCCTTATTAATGATATTTTGGATATGTCACGAATCGAAAACAAAAAGGTGGAGCTGCATCCGGAGCCGGTGAATTGGGAGGAGTTTTGGCAGGCTGTCTGCACGATTGTGCGCCCTGCTATGGATGAAAAAAATCTTAATTTCATTGTTGAAGAAAAAGGACCGAAAATTGAATGCCTGTATTTTGACCGCATTCATATGCAGCAGATCTTAATCAATCTGCTGTCTAACGCGATAAAGTTTTCACGCAGCAGTGGCCGTATTCGGTTTACTTATGAAGCCTGCAAGCAAGAGGGAAAACAGGTCCATGTGCGTTTTTCGGTGCGGGATTACGGCATTGGAATGAGCGAGGCGTTTATGCACCGGATTTTTGCGCCGTTCGAGCAGGAGCACAACAAACGCCTGCCGGAACAAACAGGCACCGGTTTGGGGCTGGCGATTGTTAAAAACTTGGTGGATATGATGCATGGCACAATTTCTGTGAACAGTGAACTTGGCGAAGGCAGCGAGTTTACGGTAGAACTGACTTTACGGGAAGTACAGATGCCGGAAAAGAAAGTATCGGCTTCAATACCCGCAGCGGACAGTCATTTACTGGCAGGGGTGCGGGTACTGCTTGCGGAGGATCATCCGCTGAATACGGAGATTGCCTGCAAACTGCTGCAAAAACAGGGTGTTCTGACTGAACATGCAGAAAACGGCAAGCTTGCGGTGCAGATGTTTCAGGATTCAGAGCAGTATTATTATGATGCTATTTTAATGGATATCCGGATGCCGATGATGAATGGGCTGGAAGCGGCGCAGGCCATCCGCAAATTGAACCGCGAGGATGCCAAGACAGTACCGATTATCGCCATGAGCGCCAACGCTTTTGATGAGGATGTGCGGGAGTCCCTGAAAGCTGGCATGAATGCGCACCTAGCAAAGCCGATCGTGCCGGCACAGCTGTATGCGGAGCTTGAAAAGTGGACTTCTGACAAAGTGAATCAATAA
- a CDS encoding ABC transporter ATP-binding protein, translating into MLELKWLWKYMGPKRRYLVIGLCLSAITSAMLIINPMLSQKLIDEVITPQNTKLLLPLLGLMLAVQLIRLSLRYLMVVLLEKNSQQMLDDVRTRLYDVIQNEDYRFFGRMRTGDLMTRMTNDLDMIRHSTAWISYSVVDSIVIFAVTIIYFCTVNVQLTLCLAAITPFILLITMAFSKIVHPMYVRLREKLSRLNTVAQENIEGNRVVKAFAREEFEKQKFEERNEEFRKSNLKTTYVGVKFQPFIDLLSQSLTVTTLLVGGIFMIQGTLTAGEMLAFSSLTWALANPLRNLGMLINDIQRFFASCDMVMEVFYAVPSIVNHSNSTAPKERAKGDVEFRDVTFNVDGKDAVTDLNFHVQPGQTLGIMGTTGSGKTSLVNLMMRAYEPTKGAVLLDGKPLQQYQLSYLRRSMAIAMQDVFLFSDTVEGNIAYGNAELSQEGVIECAKAADADGFIRKLSDSYDTLIGERGVGLSGGQKQRISLARALAMRPSVLILDDTTSAVDMETEQYIQGQLRSLDFPCTKVVIAQRVSSVQDADQILIMDNGRIIEHGTHEELLKNRGFYYKIWALQNSVKEGETLGA; encoded by the coding sequence ATGCTGGAGCTGAAATGGCTTTGGAAGTACATGGGACCGAAGCGACGATATTTGGTAATCGGTCTGTGTTTGTCGGCAATAACATCGGCAATGCTGATTATCAATCCCATGCTTTCGCAGAAACTCATTGATGAGGTCATCACACCGCAGAATACCAAGCTGCTGCTGCCGCTTTTAGGGCTGATGCTGGCGGTGCAGCTCATTCGCCTGTCTTTACGCTACCTGATGGTTGTTCTGTTGGAAAAGAACAGTCAGCAGATGCTGGACGATGTGCGCACACGTTTGTATGATGTAATCCAGAATGAAGACTACCGCTTTTTCGGGCGGATGCGCACGGGTGACTTAATGACCCGCATGACGAACGACCTGGACATGATTCGCCACTCTACCGCGTGGATTTCTTACAGTGTAGTGGATTCTATCGTAATATTCGCGGTAACGATCATTTATTTCTGCACGGTCAATGTGCAGCTCACGCTTTGCCTGGCTGCAATCACGCCGTTTATTCTGCTGATTACCATGGCTTTTTCCAAAATCGTGCACCCCATGTATGTGCGCCTGCGTGAAAAGCTTTCTCGGCTGAACACCGTTGCACAGGAAAACATTGAGGGTAACCGTGTGGTTAAGGCATTTGCACGGGAAGAATTCGAAAAGCAGAAGTTTGAGGAGCGCAATGAAGAATTCCGCAAATCAAACCTGAAAACAACCTATGTTGGCGTGAAGTTTCAGCCGTTTATTGACTTGCTTTCTCAGTCACTGACCGTTACCACATTACTGGTCGGTGGCATTTTCATGATTCAGGGGACACTGACGGCAGGCGAGATGCTGGCGTTTTCCTCTCTGACTTGGGCGCTTGCAAATCCACTGAGAAATCTTGGCATGCTAATCAATGATATTCAGCGCTTCTTTGCTTCCTGTGATATGGTCATGGAAGTTTTCTACGCTGTACCGAGTATCGTGAACCACAGCAATTCCACCGCTCCGAAAGAGCGTGCCAAAGGTGACGTGGAATTTCGTGATGTGACATTTAATGTTGACGGCAAAGATGCAGTGACAGACTTGAACTTTCATGTGCAGCCGGGGCAGACACTGGGCATTATGGGTACGACCGGTTCCGGTAAAACAAGCCTTGTCAACCTGATGATGCGTGCCTACGAGCCGACAAAGGGTGCAGTGCTGCTGGACGGCAAACCGCTGCAGCAGTATCAGCTTTCCTACCTGCGGCGCAGCATGGCAATCGCTATGCAGGATGTGTTTCTGTTTTCAGACACAGTAGAGGGAAACATTGCTTACGGAAACGCGGAGCTTTCGCAGGAGGGTGTTATCGAATGTGCCAAAGCCGCGGACGCGGACGGCTTTATCCGCAAGCTTTCGGATAGCTACGACACGCTCATCGGCGAGCGCGGCGTCGGTCTTTCCGGCGGACAGAAACAGCGTATTTCGCTGGCGCGTGCGCTTGCCATGCGCCCCTCAGTGCTGATCTTGGATGACACCACCTCTGCGGTGGATATGGAAACGGAGCAGTACATACAGGGGCAGCTTCGCAGTCTGGACTTTCCCTGCACGAAAGTGGTCATTGCGCAGCGCGTTTCCTCTGTGCAGGACGCCGACCAGATTTTAATTATGGACAACGGCAGAATCATTGAACACGGTACCCATGAGGAACTGCTGAAAAACCGCGGTTTCTATTACAAAATCTGGGCACTGCAAAACAGCGTGAAAGAGGGTGAAACACTTGGCGCGTAA
- a CDS encoding ABC transporter ATP-binding protein gives MARNRYDVDEELETPFNMANLKNVFVYVGRYKWKMIFSLLLSAVGSIVGLTGPMLVQRAMDVAIPQKNVQLLIQLSCLLAGTILINIGFNAIRTILVAQVGQNIVHDIRKDLFDHLQVLPFSYYDNRPHGKILVRVVHYVNSVSNALSNGILNFIIEIINIIFIIFFMFQVSPPLAAITVAGLPVVIVFILLIKPKQRRAWQSVNNKNSNVNAFVQESIEGARVIESFDREEENDKILDRLLDKRKKSWMGAIYVSNTVWFTTETVSQIVFSLVYIAGAYWFNPMVSFGVLLAMGTYASRFWQPIVNLANIYNDFINAVSYLERIFETMNEPAIIEDKPDAEKLPPIQGSVEFKDVSFGYEPGQMILKHVSFAAKPGESIAIVGPTGAGKTTIVNLISRFYNIENGAVCIDGHSVMDVTIHSLRSQMGIMLQDSFVFSGTIADNIRYGRLDATDEEVEQAAKMLHADEFIRNLPDGYNTIVKERGGGLSQGQKQLLAFARTLLSDPRILVLDEATSSIDTSTEQLVQQGINLLLKDRTSFIIAHRLSTIRDCSRIMYVADGQILESGTHDELMEKQGLYYHLYMSQYRREAVTKQAEV, from the coding sequence TTGGCGCGTAACCGTTATGATGTAGACGAAGAACTGGAAACCCCATTTAACATGGCGAACCTGAAAAACGTATTTGTATACGTTGGGCGCTACAAATGGAAGATGATTTTTTCCCTGCTGCTCAGTGCGGTGGGCAGCATTGTGGGCTTGACCGGCCCAATGCTGGTGCAGCGCGCCATGGATGTTGCCATTCCACAAAAAAATGTGCAGCTGCTCATTCAGCTTTCTTGCCTGCTTGCCGGTACAATTCTTATCAATATCGGCTTTAATGCTATTCGTACCATTCTGGTGGCACAGGTAGGGCAGAACATTGTACATGACATCCGCAAAGATCTTTTTGACCACCTGCAGGTGCTGCCATTTTCGTACTATGACAACCGGCCGCACGGCAAGATTCTGGTGCGTGTGGTACACTACGTCAATTCTGTTTCCAATGCACTTTCCAACGGCATTTTGAACTTCATTATTGAAATTATCAACATTATTTTCATCATCTTTTTCATGTTTCAGGTCAGCCCGCCGCTGGCGGCGATTACCGTTGCAGGTCTGCCGGTAGTAATCGTGTTTATTCTGCTGATTAAACCGAAACAGCGCAGGGCTTGGCAGAGTGTGAACAACAAAAATTCCAATGTAAACGCCTTTGTGCAGGAATCCATTGAGGGCGCGCGCGTCATTGAATCTTTTGACCGCGAGGAGGAAAACGACAAAATTTTGGACCGCCTGCTGGATAAGCGCAAAAAAAGCTGGATGGGTGCCATTTACGTTTCCAATACGGTTTGGTTCACCACAGAAACGGTTTCTCAAATTGTTTTTTCGCTGGTGTACATAGCGGGTGCCTATTGGTTCAACCCTATGGTTTCCTTTGGTGTGCTGCTGGCAATGGGCACCTACGCCAGCCGCTTCTGGCAGCCAATCGTGAACCTTGCGAACATTTACAATGACTTTATCAATGCGGTTTCCTACTTGGAACGTATTTTTGAAACCATGAATGAACCGGCAATTATAGAAGACAAACCAGATGCTGAGAAATTGCCGCCGATTCAGGGCAGTGTGGAATTTAAGGACGTCAGCTTTGGTTATGAGCCGGGGCAAATGATTCTCAAGCACGTTTCCTTTGCGGCAAAACCGGGTGAAAGTATTGCCATTGTCGGCCCCACCGGCGCGGGTAAAACAACTATTGTTAATTTGATTTCCCGTTTTTACAACATTGAAAACGGTGCAGTCTGCATTGACGGCCACAGCGTTATGGACGTTACCATCCATTCTCTGCGCAGCCAAATGGGCATCATGCTGCAGGACAGCTTCGTCTTTTCCGGCACGATTGCCGACAATATCCGCTACGGCAGGCTGGACGCAACCGACGAAGAAGTGGAGCAGGCCGCAAAGATGCTGCACGCGGATGAATTTATCCGGAACCTGCCGGATGGTTACAACACAATCGTGAAAGAGCGCGGCGGCGGACTTTCCCAGGGACAGAAGCAGCTGCTTGCCTTTGCGCGCACGCTGCTTTCTGACCCGCGAATTCTGGTGCTGGATGAGGCAACTTCTTCGATTGACACCTCCACGGAACAGCTGGTGCAGCAGGGAATCAACCTGCTGCTGAAAGATCGCACGAGCTTTATCATTGCGCACCGGCTTTCCACGATTCGGGACTGTTCCCGCATCATGTATGTTGCGGACGGTCAGATTTTGGAAAGCGGCACACATGACGAACTGATGGAAAAGCAGGGTTTGTACTATCACCTGTATATGTCGCAGTACCGCCGGGAAGCGGTAACAAAACAGGCAGAGGTGTAA